Proteins encoded in a region of the Carassius carassius chromosome 49, fCarCar2.1, whole genome shotgun sequence genome:
- the nfil3 gene encoding nuclear factor interleukin-3-regulated protein has product MMTTLCNMQAIKKEPSCTGPYGGDDALVLAVALQGTDRDMINHKLSTMPFKTKSTNYRRKREFIPDEKKDNLYWERRRKNNEAAKRSREKRRLNDMVLENKLMALGEENASLKAELLTLKLRFGLVSSAAYAQEVQKISSSTAALYQDFIPPSATKDSYPSELEPARLTSSHISVIKHSPHSALSDGSDSSMVAQESPLINISRTPDSIKQEPLEPGRYAKDGVSPYELYRNYLSSHFPGSYSQPSPYLQITRSSSNSPRTSDGDDGAVSKSSDGEDEQQVPKGPAPPRADSQSVIVSTLKVPDASASALPHKLRIKARAIQIKVEAIDPDYESSGKSSFPIDMSASRCYQMSPYVTPEYIQSSLSPMSFQMIDVQDWSQKAKEWHKDHQEDHRHCPDSPTAMSNKLIADLKNDSNASSESENLFLKQGIADLSAEVASLKRLITKQQGSVIESTKSTTEIDSL; this is encoded by the coding sequence ATGATGACCACATTGTGTAATATGCAAGCCATTAAGAAGGAGCCCTCATGCACTGGGCCCTACGGTGGAGATGATGCCTTAGTGCTGGCAGTGGCTTTGCAAGGAACAGACAGGGACATGATTAACCACAAGCTGTCCACCATGCCCTTTAAGACCAAGTCTACCAACTATCGCAGAAAACGTGAGTTCATACCAGATGAGAAGAAAGACAACCTGTATTGGGAAAGAAGGCGCAAGAACAATGAAGCAGCCAAACGTTCACGAGAAAAGCGCAGACTCAATGATATGGTTCTAGAGAACAAGCTTATGGCCCTCGGGGAAGAGAACGCATCACTGAAAGCCGAGCTTCTGACGCTTAAACTCAGGTTTGGTTTAGTGAGCTCAGCAGCTTACGCTCAGGAGGTTCAGAAGATTTCCAGTTCAACTGCTGCACTTTACCAGGACTTTATCCCACCCAGTGCCACCAAGGATTCCTACCCAAGTGAGCTCGAGCCAGCGCGTTTAACCAGCAGCCACATATCAGTCATCAAGCACTCACCTCACAGCGCCTTGTCCGATGGATCCGACTCAAGTATGGTGGCCCAGGAGAGCCCACTTATAAATATATCCCGAACCCCTGACAGCATCAAACAAGAACCCCTGGAACCCGGCAGATACGCCAAAGACGGGGTTAGTCCATATGAACTTTACAGGAACTACCTTAGTAGCCATTTCCCTGGGAGCTACTCCCAGCCATCGCCGTACTTGCAAATCACCAGATCATCCAGCAATTCGCCTCGAACATCTGACGGTGATGACGGGGCCGTAAGCAAGTCCTCAGATGGAGAGGACGAACAGCAGGTCCCGAAGGGTCCGGCTCCACCCAGAGCCGATTCACAGAGTGTGATCGTGTCAACCCTCAAAGTGCCAGATGCCAGTGCCTCAGCTTTGCCCCACAAGTTGAGGATCAAAGCCCGGGCCATCCAGATCAAAGTGGAGGCCATTGATCCCGATTATGAATCATCTGGCAAGTCCTCCTTTCCCATTGACATGTCGGCGAGTCGATGCTACCAAATGAGTCCATACGTTACACCCGAGTACATTCAGTCATCTCTTAGCCCGATGTCCTTCCAGATGATCGATGTTCAGGACTGGAGTCAAAAGGCAAAGGAATGGCACAAAGATCACCAGGAGGATCACCGGCACTGTCCAGACTCACCGACCGCTATGTCTAACAAACTCATCGCTGACCTTAAAAACGACTCGAATGCAAGCTCCGAATCTGAGAACTTGTTCTTGAAACAGGGCATTGCTGATCTGTCGGCAGAAGTGGCCTCCTTGAAAAGACTGATTACAAAACAGCAGGGGTCTGTTATTGAGTCAACCAAAAGCACTACTGAAATTGATTCATTATGA